Genomic DNA from Clostridium sp. BJN0013:
ATGAATGCCCATTTAAAAGAAATATGGGAACAATGTTTAAACATAATAAAAGGTGAGACTACTGAAGTAAGCTTTAATACGTGGATCAAAAGTATTACTCCTATATCTATTGAAAATGATACATTTATGTTAACTGTACCAAATGACCTTACCAAAGGTATACTAAGTAACAAATATACTGACTTAATAATTAGGGCACTGCAAATGGTTACTTCAAAAAAATATAATGTTAAATTTTTAATTTCATCTGAATTAACAGAAGAATTTTTAACTTTAGATACAACAAATGAACAAAATATAAAAAGTTCAATAATAGTAACCGATGAGATGTCCACTATGTTAAACCCAAAATATACTTTTACCTCATTTGTTATAGGCAACAGTAATAGATTTGCCCATGCAGCTTCCCTTGCTGTAGCAGAATCACCTGCAAAAGCATATAATCCTTTATTTATATATGGAGGAGTAGGTTTAGGTAAAACCCACTTAATGCACGCTATAGGACATCATATATTGCATAATAATACCAACTGTAAAGTAGTGTATGTTTCTTCTGAAAAATTCACTAATGAATTAATAAATTCTATAAAGGATGACAAAAATGTTGAATTTAGAAACAAGTATAGAAACATAGATGTTTTACTTATAGATGATATTCAATTTATAGCTGGTAAAGAAAGAACCCAAGAAGAATTTTTTCATACTTTCAATGCACTATATGAAGCTAATAAACAAATAATTCTATCAAGCGATAGACCTCCAAAGGAAATACCTACACTGGAAGATAGACTTAGATCTAGATTCGAATGGGGGCTTATAGCTGATATCCAACCCCCTGACTTCGAAACAAGAATGGCTATATTAAAAAAGAAAGCTGACGTTGAAAAATTGAATATTCCAAACGAGGTAATGGCATACATAGCAACAAAAATCAAATCAAATATAAGGGAACTAGAAGGAGCTTTAATACGAATAGTTGCCTTTTCTTCACTTACAAACAAAGAAATAAGCATAGATTTGGCAACAGAAGCATTAAAAGATATAATATCAAGTGGTCAATCAAAACAAGTTACAATAGAATTAATACAGGATGTGGTGTCTAACTACTATAATTTAAAAGTATCTGATTTTAAATCATCAAGAAGAACTAGAAATGTGGCTTTTCCAAGACAAATAGCAATGTATTTATGTAGAAAACTCACAGATATGTCCTTACCTAAAATAGGAGAAGAATTTGGTGGGAGAGATCATACAACTGTAATACATGCTTATGAAAAGATATCCAATAATTTAAAAAAAGATGAAAGTCTTAAAAATGCTGTAAATGATTTAACAAAAAGATTAAATCAACAATAGTTATTAACAAACATTGTTGATAACTATGTTAATATTAAATTAAAAAGATACTACAATTATTATTTTTTTAAATAATGTGGATAATGTGGATAATGCAAATTTTATTCACATACTTATCCACACTTATTTTTTATTCTTTTTTCAATTATACCAACATTTTTAAGACTTATTAACATATCCACAGTCTCTACTACTACTACTACTAAATATAATTATCTATCTATATAGATAATCATAAAAAAGGAGGTACTTAGATGAAATTTCTATGTACAAAAAATAAATTACAAGAATCCATATTTACAGTTCAAAAAGCAATAACTGGTAAATCTAGTATGCCCGTGTTGAACGGTATACTTTTAGAAGCCTATGATAATACAGTGAAATTAACAGGTTCTGACATAGACTTAAGTATAATAACAACAATCCAAGCAGAAGTAGAAGAAGAAGGAGCTATAGTAATTGATTCAAGAATATTTGGAGATATTATACGAAAATTACCAAACGATAATATATATATATCTACAATTGAAAATAACTCTGTAGAAATATTGTGTCAAAAATCAAAATTTAATATTATTCACATGAATGCAGAAGATTTTCCTGAGATACCTAATATAAATGAAAATATATTTTTTTCTATACCCCAAAATACATTAAAAAATATGATAAAAGGTACCATATTTGCTACAGCACAAGATGAGGCAAGACCCATACTTACAGGTATTCTATTTGAAATTAAAAATAAAAAATTAAATTTAGTAGCTTTAGATGGATATAGGTTAGCTTTAAAATCCGAACTTCTAGATAATGAAAATGTAATAAATGCTGTTATTCCAGGAAAAACGTTAAATGAAGTTTCAAAAATTTTAGGAGATGATGATGAAAATGTAAATATAACTTTTACTCCAAATCATATATTATTTAATTTAATAAATACAAAGATTATATCCAGACTGTTACAAGGTGAATTTATAAAATATAATTCTATAATTCCAGAAGAGTATAGTCTTAGGGTAACAGCTAAAAAAAATGAATTATTAGATTGTATTGAAAGAGCTTCGTTAATGGCCAAAGATAGTAATACAAATTTAATAAAGCTAAAAATAGAACAAAATAACATGATTATAACTTCTAATTCTCAAATAGGAATGGTTAGGGAAGAGTTAAATATACTGCTAGAAGGAAATACACTCCAAATTGCATTTAATTCAAAGTACTTAATAGATGTACTTAGGATAATGGAAGATGAAGAAATTATAATGGAATTTTCAGGTAGTGTAAGCCCTTGTATCATAAAAAATAGCAAAAAAAATAATTGTATTTACCTAGTATTACCTGTAAGACTATTAAATAATTAAAAATAAATAAATTGGAGATAATGTAAGATGAATGAAATTAAAGTTAATACAGATATAATAAGGTTGGACTCTTTTTTAAAATGGTGTGGGGCAGTTTCACAAGGATGTGAAGCTAAAATATTCATAAAAGATGGTATGGTAAAAGTAAATGGAGAAGTAGAAACAAGGAGGGGAAGGAAGCTATTTAAAGGCTATATAGTTGAATTTGGAGGAAATACGTATAGAATTATATAAATTATTCTATATAAACATTAAGAATTTATTATTAATTGTCAATTATATATTTGTGATATAATTATAAATAGGTGTTTTTAATGTATATAAAGTATTTAAAATTAATTAATTTTAGAAATTACAGAAAATTAGATATAGAATTTAATAAAAATATAAATATATTCATAGGAGATAATGCACAGGGAAAGACAAATATATTAGAAAGTATATATTACTGCAGTATAGGTAAATCACCTAGAACAAATAGAGATAAAGAATTAATAAATTGGGATAATAAAGAGTCATATATAAAAGTCCATGTGTTAAAAAAGTCATTAGATAAAAAAATAGAAATAAAAATATTTAAAGAAGGAAAAAAAGGAATAAATATAAATTCTATAAAAATAAGTAAATTATCTGAGCTTATGGGAGTTCTTAATGTAGTTATGTTTTCACCAGAAGATTTAAAAATAATAAAAGAATCTCCTGTTTATAGAAGGAAATTTTTAGATATTGAACTTTGTAAATTCAGCAAAAAATATTATTATAGCTTGGTTCAGTATAATAAAGTATTAAGTCAGAGAAATATTATTCTTAAAAATTGGGATAAAAGTAATTATGTAGATATTCTTCAAGTATATGATAAACAATTATCAAAATATGGTGGAGTTATAATAAGACTTAGGAATAAGTATTTAAAAAAACTTAGTGAAAAAGGAAAAGTTATTCACAGTAACATAACTTCAGGAGTTGAAAATATAGAATTTAAATATATAACATGTTTAACAAGTTTTGATAAAATAGAAGATAACCTATTTGAAATTTTAGAATTTAATAGAAAAAAAGATATATATAAAGGTAGTACACTCTATGGACCCCATAGAGATGATTTTATTGTGAATATAAATGGAATTAACGCCAGAAATTTTGGTTCTCAAGGACAGCAAAGAACCTCAATTTTGACTATGAAATTTGCTTCCCTTGAAATAATAAAAGAAATTATAGGGGAATATCCTGTATTGCTTTTGGATGACGTTTTATCTGAATTGGATAAAAACAGGCAAAAATATATATTAAGTTCTATAAAGGAAATACAAACATTTAT
This window encodes:
- the dnaN gene encoding DNA polymerase III subunit beta produces the protein MKFLCTKNKLQESIFTVQKAITGKSSMPVLNGILLEAYDNTVKLTGSDIDLSIITTIQAEVEEEGAIVIDSRIFGDIIRKLPNDNIYISTIENNSVEILCQKSKFNIIHMNAEDFPEIPNINENIFFSIPQNTLKNMIKGTIFATAQDEARPILTGILFEIKNKKLNLVALDGYRLALKSELLDNENVINAVIPGKTLNEVSKILGDDDENVNITFTPNHILFNLINTKIISRLLQGEFIKYNSIIPEEYSLRVTAKKNELLDCIERASLMAKDSNTNLIKLKIEQNNMIITSNSQIGMVREELNILLEGNTLQIAFNSKYLIDVLRIMEDEEIIMEFSGSVSPCIIKNSKKNNCIYLVLPVRLLNN
- the recF gene encoding DNA replication/repair protein RecF, yielding MYIKYLKLINFRNYRKLDIEFNKNINIFIGDNAQGKTNILESIYYCSIGKSPRTNRDKELINWDNKESYIKVHVLKKSLDKKIEIKIFKEGKKGININSIKISKLSELMGVLNVVMFSPEDLKIIKESPVYRRKFLDIELCKFSKKYYYSLVQYNKVLSQRNIILKNWDKSNYVDILQVYDKQLSKYGGVIIRLRNKYLKKLSEKGKVIHSNITSGVENIEFKYITCLTSFDKIEDNLFEILEFNRKKDIYKGSTLYGPHRDDFIVNINGINARNFGSQGQQRTSILTMKFASLEIIKEIIGEYPVLLLDDVLSELDKNRQKYILSSIKEIQTFITCTGIDDIKKYIVDEAQLFTVRKGKVSRI
- the dnaA gene encoding chromosomal replication initiator protein DnaA, with translation MNAHLKEIWEQCLNIIKGETTEVSFNTWIKSITPISIENDTFMLTVPNDLTKGILSNKYTDLIIRALQMVTSKKYNVKFLISSELTEEFLTLDTTNEQNIKSSIIVTDEMSTMLNPKYTFTSFVIGNSNRFAHAASLAVAESPAKAYNPLFIYGGVGLGKTHLMHAIGHHILHNNTNCKVVYVSSEKFTNELINSIKDDKNVEFRNKYRNIDVLLIDDIQFIAGKERTQEEFFHTFNALYEANKQIILSSDRPPKEIPTLEDRLRSRFEWGLIADIQPPDFETRMAILKKKADVEKLNIPNEVMAYIATKIKSNIRELEGALIRIVAFSSLTNKEISIDLATEALKDIISSGQSKQVTIELIQDVVSNYYNLKVSDFKSSRRTRNVAFPRQIAMYLCRKLTDMSLPKIGEEFGGRDHTTVIHAYEKISNNLKKDESLKNAVNDLTKRLNQQ
- a CDS encoding RNA-binding S4 domain-containing protein → MNEIKVNTDIIRLDSFLKWCGAVSQGCEAKIFIKDGMVKVNGEVETRRGRKLFKGYIVEFGGNTYRII